The Sphaerisporangium siamense genome includes the window AGCGTCAACGGTGAGGGCCGCTCCACCGCGGCCGGGTGTGGGGAGGGGTGTGTGGTCGTGCTGTCCATGCGGTTCGCCTTCTCTGGTCCCGAGGCTGACGACCAACAGCCCATCAGCTCAACCGAAGTTGAGGTCAAATGCCCAGGTCAGCGTCGTACTGGCATCAGATCAGCGCGACAGTGGCCGGAAAGAGCCCGCCGCTGCCCGTCGGCTCTGCAAGATCCTGGGCTTCGCCTTCGATGGCAGCAGGAAAACTACCGCGAAGTGGGCGGGCACATTTCCTTCATCCGCTTCATCCCGAGCCGGGCGGGCACGCGGACTGAGGGTGCGCGGTTCGCTCTCCGGCGGTACGCGTCAGCGGATTCGTCTCAGCCAGGTCGCGGCGGCGGCGTTCAGCGTCACGCCCCAGATCAGTAGGACGACGATCCATTGCGTCCACGTCAGCAGGGTCATCTGGCCGGAGAGGAGGTTTCGAACGGTGGCGTATGGGGTCAGCCAAGCTTGGGCGGGGTGGAGGGCCTCGACGCTGCTCAACAGCAGCCACAGGCCCATCGGGAACACGATGGTGCCGAGACACGCGACCACGGGCCGGCGCAGCAGCATACCCAGGCCGGTGCCGGTGAGCTGGGCGACGATCTGCACCAGCACGCTGCCTACGGCGACGGTCCCGGCGTTGAGCCACGGGGCTGTGCCTGATGGAGCGACTGCGAGCGTCACGGCACAGACCAAGATTCCATATATACCGACAGCGGCAGCCAGCAGCGTCGCCGCCAGCAAGTCCGGGATGAGCCGGGTGGTAGGAGGTCTCTTTCGCAGGTCGCCGGCCAACAGGACACCGAGGAACGGCACCGTGATCGACATCACACTCTGCACTGCCTCTGTGAGTGTGGCGAACGCATGCTCCGTGGGAGCGGCCGTCATGCGTAACCCGACGGCCGTCAACAGCCCCGCCAGCAGGGTGATCGCTAGCAACCACTGTCGGGGCCGTGTCCCGATGGAGCGCCGAAGCGCGGCGCTGGTCGCCTTACCTAAGCCGGTTCGCGCACTATCAGAGTTCACTGAGTTCCCTCTCCAAGGCTCGTCTCCTAGTCGATCTCTTCCGCAAGGATCTCGTGGGTGATCGATGAAGTCACCGACTTGACGGCGGCAACGGGGAGGACGAGGAGGACGGGGAGGATTCCGCTGGTCGGTGCCAGAAAGTCAGGGCTCGACTCCCCCGGGCTCCACTCCAGCTCAAAGGCCACCTCTCTCTGTGATGGAGAGGTGGCCTTGTGCCCGGCTATGCCGACGTGTGCCGTGTTCGACTGGCTTGGCGGGCCGAACGCGTCCCCGGGCTTTCGGTGTTCGAGCTCTTACGACTCCGAGTTCATCAACTCACTGTCTTTGACGAGGTACATGAAGGATCCGGCGGAGTTCTCGGCGCCGAACATGGAGATCACGACGGGTGTCGCCGTCTTCGGGATATCGAACACCAGCACCCTGGTGATCTTCTGACCTGGGTTGACGGTGTCGTACAGGCCTTTGCCGGTTTCCAGGTTCTGGCTGATCGTGGCTTCGGTGTCCACCGCGTATTGCTTGGCCTTCGCGTCCAGGAGCCCGGAGTCGGTGCCGTCGAACGTGGCCGGGCTATTGCCGGAGTTCTTCACCAGGATCCGCACGACCACGTAGGAGCCCTGGGCCCGGTGGCTGTCGATCGAGCTGCTGACGGTCTGCTCCCGGCTCACCGACATGACTCTCAACCGGAAAGGGGGCTCATTCGCGATCGCACCCAGCGCGAGCGGCTTCGGCGCCTGGCTCTTCGTCGCCTTCGGCATCGCCCCGGGAGAGGACAGTGTCTCGTTGAGCTGCGTGGCCGTGTCGCTCACGACGTTGACCGTGACGACCAGCCCCCATGTGGCCAGACCCATCGAGATGAGGCCGAGGATGGCGCCCGAGAGCGCGACCCCGCCGTTGGAGGCGATGCCTTTGCCGGCACGGCCGCGGCCCACGAAACCGAAGATCACGGCTAATAAGCCGAGCGTGCCGGCGATGAAGAATAACAGCGGGATCAGCCCCGTCAGCGTCCCGATGATTCCGAGGACGAGCGCGGCGATCCCTAGCCCGTTACGCATTGGCTGGTGGTGATGCCCGTGGCCCGGCGGCATCATCCCGTAGTCGGGAGGCGGCGGTGCGTACGCCTGTTGGTACCCCATGTTCGGCGCAGGCTGCTGCTGCTCGTACGGGTTGGACATCTGGAATCCCTCCGTAAGGCAAGTGATCGTGTCACCGCAGTGCGATTCCATCCCCCGTACAGACCCCATGCGATGTGTGGGGAAGATCGTAATGGCACGGTCCACTCGGCAGAGGCGACTTACCGGATTCCGTTTGGAAGTAGGAAGCCGGGGTTGGGCTTCCCTATGCCTCACCAGCCAGAACGCGTTGTCCCGCACAGAGGCGGCCAACTGTGTGGTCGGTCTGGTGTCGACGCGTCGAGAGTGATGGAGGTTTCCATCACGATTACGGCCGACCAGGACCAGGCCCAGGTCCATGATCTGCGCCGTTGGTCTCGTCCAGATGCCGGCGCAGAACACGGTTGTGGCCGGCCTCGAATCCCTGGAGGTGTAACGCAGGCCGACTGTGGCCGCCCGAGAGGGGCGACCACAGTCGGGTGTCTGGTCATGAGTTTTCTGAGGAGTGGGTGCTATCGCGTTGGAAAACGTCCCTGCTTGAACGCGAACTCGTTACAAGGAGGTTCGGTATCCGTCGTAAACGTATCCGTATCTGCTGTCCACTTGGAACTTCCACCACTGGTTTCCGGCGCTGCTGATGCAGGAGGCTATGATGATCTGGGGGGTGGAGATATAGGCGATCACGCTGCTGGAGCCGCTGTATGAGGAATGCACGGGTGTGTTGTCCTCGAAGCTCATCCACTGCGGTGTTATCGAGGAGCAGCCGGCGACCGAGCTCGCGTTCGCTGAATTGGTCGGGGCGAGAGCGCTCAAGGCGAGCAAGATGGTGCCGGTCAGTAATTTTTGCCGAAGTTTCAATGGCCCTCCCTTTTGTGATCCTGTGTTCCGTGATCAACGTATATGGCGGTGAATTTGCTGTGTACATAGCGATACGGTGACATATTCGTGTGGCGGCTTCTGGTGGGCTTTGTCGCCAGGCGGTTCCTTATTGGAGGCGGAGGTGCGGACGGTGGGCGTCCAGGCATTGGGCGGCATTTCGGATGGCCTTGAAGGGAAACCCTCATGGAGAACGTGGTGGCGTGGGCAGTTCCCGCGCTGCTGGTCGTGACGGGATTTCTCGCCTGCCTCGGACGCAGGGGCCCGCGGAGGCCGGGTGGCGGACGGCAGGGGCTCTCGTGCTCATCGCGGTCGCCGGGCCGCTCACTCCGGTCTACGCCGCGCAGGACGGCACCTGTGGCGGCGGCCTGCCCATCCTCGGCGCGTAGTGGTTCGCCGCCGTGGTGAACGCCTGGGGAACCACACAGGTCTGCCTCCTGGGCGCGGCCGTCCTCGTGCTGGTCGCCTCCCGGATGATGGGCCCTGCCGCCTCGGAACACCCGGTGGTGGCTTCGTCGACCGGTGTGACCTGGCGCCGGCCGATCGCGCTCCTCGTGGACTACGCGTTCATCGCCGTGATCCTTCTCTACGGCCTGCCACTCGTGCTGTTCCTGGTCGGCCTGGACAGCTCCTTCTCCTCCTCCATAAGTCTGGACTTCGGACTGCTGCAGGGGTTCACCCTCTCGCCGTTCCGGGTCGCCGCCGACCGGGTGATCGTCCTGCCCGTCGTCTTCCTGTACTTCTGGGGACAGCACAGCCGGTGGGGTCAGACTCCGGGAAAGCGGCTGTCGCGTATCCACCTGGTCGCCGCGCGGTCAGGGGGCCTGCCTCCGGCGGGCTGGACGGCCCTGCGCACGCTGATCTTCCCGATGTCGCTGTTCGTGCCGGTGGTCGGGCCACTCGTTCTGGTGGTGACCGGGCTGTGGACGCTCTTCGACCCCGGCGCCAGGACACTGCACGACCGATGGGCGAAGACCGAGGTCGCGCGAACGATGTCGGACGTCAGATCGGGGATCTAGCCCGCTGTGCCCCTCAGAGGTCTCGATCGCCGCGTGGTGTGACGAGTCCGGATTCGTACGCCACAACGACGGCCTGGGCGCGGCTGTTGAGATCGAGCTTCGACATCAGGTGCTTGACGTGCGTTTTGACCGTTGCCTCGCTGAGCACCAGCCGTCCCGCGATCTCCCGATTGGTCAGGCCGTAGGCGACGAAACGGAGGATCTCCGTCTCCCGCGCGGTGAGCTCGGACAGCCGTGAACGGGTGAGGGAGGTCGCGCGGTGCTGGTCGGCGTACGTCTCGATCAGGCGATGGGTGATGGCGGGCGCGAGCAGGATGTCGCCGGCGGCGATGGCGCGCACCGCGGAGATGATCCGGTCGGGCGGGGTGTCCTTGAGCAGGAACCCGGAGGCGCCTTCGCTGAGCGCGGTGTAGATGTACTCCGGCAGGTCGAACGTGGTCAGCACGATCACGCGCGGCATCGGGTCCGCGTCGCCGGTCAGGATGTCGCGGGTGGCGGCGATGCCGTCGCGGACGGGCATCCGGATGTCCATGAGGATCACGTCGGGCCGGGTCTCGGCGGACAGCGCCACGGCCTGCTCGCCGTCGGCCGCCTCCCCGACGACGGTGAAGCCGGGCGCGGCGGTGAACAGGGCGACGAGGCCGGCGCGGATCAGCGGCTGGTCGTCGGCGATCAGCACGCGTGTGGTCATCGGTCACGTCCCGTGGGGAGTCGCAGCACGACGCCGAACCCGCCGTCCACGGGCCCGGCGGTCACGGTGCCGCCGTACAGCTCAGCCCGTTCCCGCATGTTGTGGATGCCGCGGGGAGTGTGGCCGGGGACGGGTGGCGGTGGCGGGTCGCCGGTGTTGACGATCTCCAGCGTCAGCAGGTGGTGGACGGTGTAGTCGAGCGTCACGCGCGCCGTGGCCGGCCCGGCGTGCTTGAGGATGTTGGTCAGCGACTCCTGGGCGACGCGGTACGCGCACAGGTCGGGCCCCGGCGCCAGGGGCCGCTGCTTGCCGCGCACCTCGACGTCCACGGGCACGCCCGCCCGCCTCATGCGCGCGACCAGGCCGTCCAGGTCGGCCAGCCCGGGTTGGGGGCCGAGCTCGCCGTGGCCGTCGATGCGCAGCACGTCGAGCAGCCGCCGCATCTCCGTCAGCGCCTCGCGGCTGGTGTCGCCGACGGTCGCGATCGCTCGCCGCGCGGTGGCCAGGTCGCTGTCGAGGACGTACTGCGCCACGCCCGCCTGTAAGGACACCACGGACATATGGTGGGCCACCACGTCGTGCAGCTCGCGGGCGATGCGGATGCGCTCGTCGGCGGCGGCCTGCGTGGCGCGTTCGGCGAGGCGCTCCACCTGTTCACCCCAGCGCCGCGTGCCCTCCCCGAGGCCCCAGGCGACGAGCACGATCACCACGGCCTGCACCAGCTCCGGCCAGGTCATGGCCGGCGACAGCCTCAGGTAGATCAAGATCATCACGGAGGTCGTCGCCGTGAACATCAGCGCCGCCACCCACCGGGGCCGCAGCGTCGCCACGGTGAACATCGCCACCAGGATGCCCACCCCCGTGTTGATGAACATGTCGTCGTTGAGCGTCGCGTACACGGCCAGCGCGCCGAGCATGAGGCACATCATGATCACGGGCGCCCGTTGCCGTACCGCGATGGGCGCGATCATGAGCAGGATGAGGGCGAAGGCGAACGGATCCGCCCCGCCGTACGCCACGACGGTGGCCACCATGAGCCCGGTGAGCACGACGGCGAGCAACACGTCCACCAAGATCGGCTGGAATCGCACCGGCCCACGGTAGCCGCGACGCGGATACGCGGTCACCAGCCTGTGGGGGCATTTTCCGCTACCCCTGTGGGGGTACCCGGAAATGCCGTCGCAGGGTGACGATAAACCGCTCGCCGATTTCTAGTTTTCTCGGCATGAGACGAACATTCACATTCGCGACGGCCCTCTGCCTGGCCGTGGGACTTTCGGCCGGCACGGCGGTCGCCTCGGCGGCGCCGGCATCCTCGCCGTCCCGAACATTACAGCGCGACGCCGACCTTCTGGTCGCGGGCGGTTCACCGGGTGCGCTGGTGGAACTGGTCACGCCGCGAGGCCGCGTGAAGGTGCGCAGCGGGTACGGCGACGTGAAGGCCAGGACGCCCGTGCCGTGGGACGCGCGGTTCCGGATCGGCAGCTTCACCAAGATGTACGTGGCCACGACGGTGCTGCGACTCGTGGGCGAGGGGCGGCTGTCCCTTGAGGACACCGTGGACCGGTGGCTGCCGGGAACGGTCGCGGGCAACGGCAACGACGGACGCCTGATCACCGTCCGGCAGCTGTTGCAGCACACCAGCGGACTGCGTGAGTACGCGCGGGAGATGCCGAGCCTGTTCAAGGAGAAGGACTTCCTGCGCACCCGGTTCGACACGGTCACCGCCGCCGAGGCCGTGCGGCTGGCGACGTCCAAGGCGCCGGACTTCGCGCCGGGCACGAGCTGGGCGTACTCCAACACCAACTACATGCTCGCCGGGATGCTGATCGAGCGCGTGACCGGACGGACGTGGCAGCAGGAGGTGACCGCGCGCGTCATCCGCCCGCTCGGCCTGCGCCACACCTTCGCGCCGGGCACGTCGCCCGCCATCCCCGGCCCGCACGCCAAGGGCTACGACCGGTTCGCGGAGAAGGGCATGGAGGCCGGCCCCGACGACCCGCTCGGGCCGCCGGTGGACGTGACGCTGATGAACCCGTCCTGGGGCGGCTCGGCGGGTGCGATGATCAGCACCACCGAGGACGGCAACAAGTTCCTGCGGGCCCTGCTGGGCGGGAAGGTGCTACGGCCCGCGCAGCTCGCGGAGATGAAGCGGACCGTCCCCACCCCGCCGGAGTGGTCGGGGGTGCCCGGCACCAGGTACGGGCTGGGCCTCATATGGACTCCCAACTCGTGCGGCGGATCGTGGTCGCACGGCGGCACCATCCATGGGTTCCTCACCGGCAACGGCGTGACCGACGACGGCGAGCGGAGCGTAGTGGTGTCGAGGAACACCCGCACTCCCGTGCCGGCCGGGGGCACCACGGTGCCGGACCAGGACACCGAGCCCGACCTCATCGACCACGCCCTCTGCGGCACCGGCTGACACCCCGAGGACCGAGGGCGCGGGCCCAGCACCCGCCGCCCTCTTCGGATCGGGGCGCTGTCGGTCGCCGGGCGGAGCGTGTTCCGCCCGGCGATGGGCGATCCCGGACGGTCAGGGGTTGCCGGAACGGCAGATCGGGGAGGTGTGGTACTCGACGGACGCCCCGGTGGCGTCGGACACGACCGCTCGGATGTCGTACGCGAAGGTGGGCTGGCAGCCGATCGACACGTAGGCGCGGTCGTTGAACGCCGGCACGTTGTTGCCGTTCACGTACCAGCGGATGGCGATCGGCGCGACCCCGCCGCTGTAGGACACGTCGCAGAGGAATCGCCGCGCGAGCGGCTCACAGTAGCCGCTGTTCAGGATCAGAGCCAGCATGGTCGCCGAAGAAGCGGCCGTCGCGGCGGTCGAGGCGGACCTGGACGACGCGGCAGACGTGGTGGACGTGGTGGACGCGGCCGAGGCTGAAGAGGCGAGCGTGCCGGGTAACGCCAGTAGACCGGCCGTCACCACGGCGGATAACGCGATTTTGAGCGACCTGCGCATGTCTGTCTCCTTCTGGGATAGGACGTGACTGAGGGGCGCGCTGTCATGGGGGTGCGGCAGCCCGTCCATCCCATGATTCGCCGGCGCGGTCGCGGCGGATGACGGTACCGACATTCTTCACAAAACGCTGGTGACCGGGAGCTCATCCGACAGCCGGAACGCCGCCTCCCGTGAGGGAAGGCGGCGTTCGCGCTTGGCGTGCCATCGACGGCCGTGGTCGTTCACTCGCCGTCGAGGGGTGTCGTCGTCGGCTACTTCGCCACGGCTTCGTAGGCGAGGTGGAGGACGCCGGTCTTGAAGGTCGTCGAGGAGATGAGCTTCAGGGGGATCTGGACGCCGTCCTCGAACAGCCGCTGGCCGGTGCCGACCGCGATCGGGTGCACCAGCAGGTGGAGCTCGTCGATCAGACCGTGCCGCAGCAGGGAGCGGACGAGGTTCGTGCTGCCGCTCATGTTGATGTTCAGGCCCGGCTCCTGCTTGATCTTGGTGATCTCTTCGACGAGGTCACCCTTGACCAGAGTGGAGTTGTTCCAGTCCACCGTGTCCAGCGTCGTCGAGACGACGTACTTGCGGACGTTGTTGATGAAGCCGGCGAACTCATCGTCAGCGGACTGCTTCGGCCAGTACTCCGCCCACTCTTCGTACATGACGCGCCCCATCAGCATCGCGTCGGCGTCGGCGGCCAGCGCGCCGATGGTCGCCCCCATCTCGTCGTTGAAGTACGGGAAGTGCCACTGGTCGGGCGCCTCGACGACGCCGTCCAGCGAGATGAAGAAGGACGCGACGATCTTCCGCATGTCTGGTTTCCTCCGCCTCAGGTTGTCTGTCTCCACGATGTCACCCGACAATCAAAACTGTCAAGACAATCTCAGTTGTCGGTGCGCGGCACAGGACGGCTCACAGGGTGGGACGGCCATGTCGTGCCGGACGCGGAGCGTGTCTCAGAGCTCGTCGGGAGCCGACGTCTCGTGGAGGGCGCCGGAGGTCAGGTGGAGCCAGCGGGTGACGCCGATGGCGTGCAGGAAGGGCAGGTCGTGGCTGACGACCACGAACGCCCCCTCGTAGGCGTTCAGGGCGTTCTCCAGCTGGCCCGCGCTGGCCAGGTCCAGGTTGTTGGTCGGCTCGTCCAGCAGGAGCAGGTGCGGCGCGGGCGCGGTGGACAGGACGCAGGCCAGGGTCGCGCGCAGGCGCTCGCCGCCGGACAGGTCCACGGCGCGCAGGCGCACGCGGTCGCCGCGGAAGAGGAACTGGGCCAGGCGGTGGCGCCGCTCGTTGTCGCCCATCTGGGGCGCGAAGCGGCGCAGGTTGTCCACGACGCTGAGGTCGAGGTCGAGCAGGTCGAGGCGCTGCGACAGGTACGCCGCCCGGCCCGCCGCCCGGTCGATCCCGCCGGTGGACGGCTCCAGCAGCCCGGCGACGAGCTTCATCAGCGTGGACTTGCCCGAGCCGTTCGCGCCCAGCAGCGCGACCCGCTCGGGCCCGCGCAGGCTCAGCGTCACGCCCGGAGGCGCGAACACCGGCTCCCCCGCCCCGTATCCGACGTTGACGTCCTCCAGGGTGAGCACCGTGCGCCCCTCGGGGACGCGGGTCTCGGGCAGGGCGATGGCGATGCGCGCCTCCTCGCGGAGCGCCTGGTTCGCCTCCTCCAGCCGGGCCTTGGCGTCCGCGGTGCGCTGCTGGTGGACGTCGGCCGACCGCGCCGCCGACTCCTGGGCCTGGCGCTGCAGCGTGCCCGCGTGGATGCGGGCCAGGCCGAGGGAGCTCTTGTTCCGCTTGGCGTTGCTCGCCCTGCGCTGGGCGCGTTCGCGGGCCTCCTGCGCCTCGCGCTTCTGGCGGCGCAGTTCCTGCTCGGCGCCGCGCACCGCGCGCTGCGCCGCCTCCTGCTCGCGGTCCACGGCCTCGGTGTAGGCGGTGAAGTTCCCGCCGTACAGGCGCAGCTCCGCGGGGTGCAGCTCGGCGATGGCCTCCATGCGTTCCAGCAGGGCGCGGTCGTGGCTGACCACCAGC containing:
- a CDS encoding DUF4190 domain-containing protein, with the translated sequence MSNPYEQQQPAPNMGYQQAYAPPPPDYGMMPPGHGHHHQPMRNGLGIAALVLGIIGTLTGLIPLLFFIAGTLGLLAVIFGFVGRGRAGKGIASNGGVALSGAILGLISMGLATWGLVVTVNVVSDTATQLNETLSSPGAMPKATKSQAPKPLALGAIANEPPFRLRVMSVSREQTVSSSIDSHRAQGSYVVVRILVKNSGNSPATFDGTDSGLLDAKAKQYAVDTEATISQNLETGKGLYDTVNPGQKITRVLVFDIPKTATPVVISMFGAENSAGSFMYLVKDSELMNSES
- a CDS encoding dihydrofolate reductase family protein — protein: MRKIVASFFISLDGVVEAPDQWHFPYFNDEMGATIGALAADADAMLMGRVMYEEWAEYWPKQSADDEFAGFINNVRKYVVSTTLDTVDWNNSTLVKGDLVEEITKIKQEPGLNINMSGSTNLVRSLLRHGLIDELHLLVHPIAVGTGQRLFEDGVQIPLKLISSTTFKTGVLHLAYEAVAK
- a CDS encoding sensor histidine kinase translates to MRFQPILVDVLLAVVLTGLMVATVVAYGGADPFAFALILLMIAPIAVRQRAPVIMMCLMLGALAVYATLNDDMFINTGVGILVAMFTVATLRPRWVAALMFTATTSVMILIYLRLSPAMTWPELVQAVVIVLVAWGLGEGTRRWGEQVERLAERATQAAADERIRIARELHDVVAHHMSVVSLQAGVAQYVLDSDLATARRAIATVGDTSREALTEMRRLLDVLRIDGHGELGPQPGLADLDGLVARMRRAGVPVDVEVRGKQRPLAPGPDLCAYRVAQESLTNILKHAGPATARVTLDYTVHHLLTLEIVNTGDPPPPPVPGHTPRGIHNMRERAELYGGTVTAGPVDGGFGVVLRLPTGRDR
- a CDS encoding serine hydrolase domain-containing protein, which gives rise to MRRTFTFATALCLAVGLSAGTAVASAAPASSPSRTLQRDADLLVAGGSPGALVELVTPRGRVKVRSGYGDVKARTPVPWDARFRIGSFTKMYVATTVLRLVGEGRLSLEDTVDRWLPGTVAGNGNDGRLITVRQLLQHTSGLREYAREMPSLFKEKDFLRTRFDTVTAAEAVRLATSKAPDFAPGTSWAYSNTNYMLAGMLIERVTGRTWQQEVTARVIRPLGLRHTFAPGTSPAIPGPHAKGYDRFAEKGMEAGPDDPLGPPVDVTLMNPSWGGSAGAMISTTEDGNKFLRALLGGKVLRPAQLAEMKRTVPTPPEWSGVPGTRYGLGLIWTPNSCGGSWSHGGTIHGFLTGNGVTDDGERSVVVSRNTRTPVPAGGTTVPDQDTEPDLIDHALCGTG
- a CDS encoding RDD family protein; protein product: MNAWGTTQVCLLGAAVLVLVASRMMGPAASEHPVVASSTGVTWRRPIALLVDYAFIAVILLYGLPLVLFLVGLDSSFSSSISLDFGLLQGFTLSPFRVAADRVIVLPVVFLYFWGQHSRWGQTPGKRLSRIHLVAARSGGLPPAGWTALRTLIFPMSLFVPVVGPLVLVVTGLWTLFDPGARTLHDRWAKTEVARTMSDVRSGI
- a CDS encoding response regulator, with the protein product MTTRVLIADDQPLIRAGLVALFTAAPGFTVVGEAADGEQAVALSAETRPDVILMDIRMPVRDGIAATRDILTGDADPMPRVIVLTTFDLPEYIYTALSEGASGFLLKDTPPDRIISAVRAIAAGDILLAPAITHRLIETYADQHRATSLTRSRLSELTARETEILRFVAYGLTNREIAGRLVLSEATVKTHVKHLMSKLDLNSRAQAVVVAYESGLVTPRGDRDL
- the abc-f gene encoding ribosomal protection-like ABC-F family protein, with translation MSDATIVCTDLSFAWPDDTPVFDGLSFALGSGRTGLVGPNGSGKSTLLRLIAGDLRPTAGSVSVRGELGYLPQALPMLDGTVDQALQIAPVRAALHAIEAGDVREEHFTTVGDNWDIEERTTVVLDRLGLGDVTLDRPLSTLSGGQVISIGLAAQVLRRPDVLLLDEPTNNLDRAARERLYQVVDEWKGCLLVVSHDRALLERMEAIAELHPAELRLYGGNFTAYTEAVDREQEAAQRAVRGAEQELRRQKREAQEARERAQRRASNAKRNKSSLGLARIHAGTLQRQAQESAARSADVHQQRTADAKARLEEANQALREEARIAIALPETRVPEGRTVLTLEDVNVGYGAGEPVFAPPGVTLSLRGPERVALLGANGSGKSTLMKLVAGLLEPSTGGIDRAAGRAAYLSQRLDLLDLDLSVVDNLRRFAPQMGDNERRHRLAQFLFRGDRVRLRAVDLSGGERLRATLACVLSTAPAPHLLLLDEPTNNLDLASAGQLENALNAYEGAFVVVSHDLPFLHAIGVTRWLHLTSGALHETSAPDEL